The genomic stretch GAGGAGAGCGACGTCGGTGTCGGGCAGAGCCGTGAGGCCAGCGCATCGCGCGACCACCAGAACCGAACCGCCCCTGCCCTGCGTTTGCGCAGGTCAGGGGCTGTTCGCCGGAGCCGCCTGTCGGAATCGAACCGACGACCTAATCACGTCGGCTTTGCGTCTATCGCTTGATGCGCCCACTGGGCGAACGAGCCGCTGACCTGCGCAAACGCCGAGCGTGGGGGACGCCGCCATCCGGTGGTGACCGACGACGACCGACCAGTACCGACCGTTTCACCGGAGCTTGCGGCGGCGTCGAAGCCGAGCAAGCTCCATTCCTTTAGCTCACCGCGCCCTCCTCCTCGCCGGTCCCGTCGTCGTCGAAGACGTTTCAGGGGTCTTCTCAGATGACGGTGTAGGTCGGCCGGGCGCGTCGGTCCGCAGATAGACGTCGAGGTCTCCCGACGACGGAGGTTCCTACGCCATCCATCCGAAAGACCTCGACGTGTCCGACGCTACCCCGCCGGCCGGCTTCGGCCGCCCTGACCTGACCGCCTTCGCTCGACTCGACGGCCTCGGTCTGAGCGTGACCGGACAACGACTTGAACCGGATCGTGCGGTCCTCGCGTGCCGCGTGGTGGAACCAGATCAGTGGTGCCGACGGTGCGGCAGCGAAGGCGCTGCTCGTGACACCGTGATCCGGCGGTTGGCCCACGAGCCGCTGGGCTGGCGACCGACCGTGCTGGAAGTTGTAGTGCGCCGCTACCGCTGTGCCGACTGCGGACACGTGTGGCGCCAAGACACCAGCGCCGCGGCGGAGCCACGCGCGAAGCTCTCGCGCACCGGGCTGCGGTGGGCGCTGGAAGGGATCGTGGTCGCACACCTCACCGTCGCCCGTGTCGCCGAGGGACTCGGGGTCGCGTGGGACACCGCCAACAACGCGGTCCTGGCTGAAGGCAAGCGGCTGCTGATCAACGACCCCACGCGGTTTGAGGGCGTGAAGGTCATTGGCGTCGATGAGCACGTCTGGCGCCACACCAGGCGTGGCGACAAGTACGTCACCGTGATCATCGACCTCACCCCGGTCCGCGATGGCGCCGCCCAGCAAGGCTGCTGGACATGGTCGAGGGCCGGTCGAAGGCGGCGTTCAAGACCTGGCTCGCCGACCGCGACGACGCCTTCCGTGACGCGGTCGAGGTGGCCGCGATGGACGGCTTCACCGGGTTCAAGACCGCCGCTGCAGAGGAGATCCCGGACGCGGTCACGGTGATGGATCCCTTCCACGTCGTGCGCCTGGCCGGTGACGCCCTCGACAGGTGCCGGCGCCGGGTCCAACTCGCGATCCACGGGCACCGTGGGTTCAGGGACGACCCGCTCTACAAGTCGCGGCGCACGCTGCACACCGGCGCGGACCTGCTCACCGACAAGCAGAGCGATAGGCTACGCGCGCTGTTCGTTGATGACGCTCACGTCGAGGTCGAGGCGACCTGGGGTGTCTACCAGCGCATGATCGCCGCCTATCGCCACGAGGACCGGCAACGTGGCCGCGAGCTCATGGAGAAGCTGATCACCGACCTCAGCGCCGGCGTCCCCAAGGTGCTCACCGAGCTCACCACCCTGGGCCGGACCCTGAAGAAGCGAGCCGCTGACGTGCTCGCCTACTTCGAACGACCCGGCACCAGCAACGGGCCGACCGAGGCGCTCAACGGACGGCTCGAACACCTGCGCGGCTCCGCACTCGGGTTCCGCAACCTGACCAACTACATCGCCCGAAGCCTGCTCGAGACCGGCGGCTTCAGACCCCAACTCCTACACCCCCGATTGGGATGAGCCAGTTTGGCTGGTTGAGCCATTCGGGGTTGAATCGGCCTTCGTTTGGCTTCGCTGCGATGTGCAGCATTTGACCAGCTGCGATGAACGTGACTAGATCAGCTCCCAGGAGCTCGGTATCCCAACCATCGCGGACCACGCGCAAGTCGCGCTTTGGCTCCGTGTGCTTAAACAGCGCGATGGCGCGAGTCAGCTCGTGACGGACCGGCAGTTGATACTCGAGCTGCTCGCACAGCCGCAGGAAGAACCCGGCCACGGGTCCGTTGTAGCCCTCGACCACCTCGGGGTCGTCGAGTTCGTTGTAGGCCTCGTTGCACGCGACCAGGTCAGCGAAGATGGCGTCTTTTCGGTGCTCGTTGCCGTAGGCAAGGCTGACCCGGGCGATCTCCGCGAGAGCCCAAGGCGAGCCGAGGCCGCGCTGGCCCTCCTTCATCCAATCGGCAGGCTGCATGCGCGTCGATGCGAACTGCGCGATCAACGGCATCAGAGCGCTCGGTTTGTGCCTGCGCACCCGGGCGATGAACTCTTCGTCCTTCACGTGGCCATCGTGACCGACGGCTCCGACACCAAGGGTCGGAGTTGCCCCGCAAGACGAACCCTTACCGGGAACGCCGCAGATCAGATCGGATGCATCGGACTCGGTGTCCCGTAAGAACCGCCCGAGAGAATGCCCGGTGATGGGAGGCTATGCGGGACACTCGTCTGAAGCCACGGGTGGCGACACTGCAACTGGCACTGCCGCGCTGGGCCGGCTCGGGCCGTCCCCGGCGGGCAGGGGGGACTGATCGTCCTACCGCCGTTCGGACGGCTACTGGAAGTGTTGCAGGTTCGTCGGTCCTTCCGTAGCGGTCCGTACCTCCGACCGCCTCCGTCGTTGGTCAGCCGGCCCTGTTAATCCACTGTCGGCGGAAGAGGATCTCGGCGGTTCTGGGTGGCAGGTCTTCCTCGACCTCAGCGTCGTGGTTGGCCAGGATTCGGGCGACGTAGGCGTCCGCCTCAGCCCGGTTGTCCTGCGCGTCGCAGGCGGCGACCAGGTCGAGCAGCGGCACGTCCTCGTAGCTGCCGGCTTTCAGTGCCACGTGAGCGGCGGCTGCGGCGAGCTCGGGATCGCCGGCGGCGAGGTGGTGCGTCGCGACGGTGTGCGCGACGTCGACGATCATGGCGGCGTACTCGTGGTCCAGCCGGGAGTTCTCCTCGACCAGCCAGCTGTAGCCGCCGGGCGCACCCTGCCGAGACGGGGGCAGTTCGAACGGCCGCCCGTTCACCAAGTCGAGAGCGGCCTGCAGGTCGGCTATCCCGTCGACACCGCGGGCCAGCCCGCGGACTCGCAGTCGACGGAACAGCTCGGCGTCGATGAGGACGTCGTCGATGCGGTAGCGGCCGACCCCGCCGGCCGTGACCCCGGACGGGAGGTAGTCCGCACCGGTCGCCGGGTTGGTGCCCAGCCAGGCGCGCACGATCGAGATCGACTGCCGCACCTTGGTCTTGCCGACGACATCGGGCTCGTTGGGCCAGATTGCCGTGGCGTATCGCTCGCTGGTCACACCGCCGGGCCGGGTGGCCAGGTAGGCGACGATCTCGGTGTAGAACTGCCGCCGCGGGTTGCGCTCGGGCAGCGTGCCCTGCGCCCGTACTTTGACCGGGCCGAGCAGGGTCAACTTCGGCCGTGGGCAGGACGGGTCGGCCCAGTCGGCTAGGTCGGCGTCCAGGGCAGGGTCGGCGGCCTCGACCTGGTCGCGGATGTGCTCGTCGGTGGCCGGAGCCAGTGCCTGCAGGTCCTGCTCGGTGGTCGCGGCGTGGTCCAGGTAGGTCTGCGCGGACAGCGGTAGCACCGAGTTGGTCATCCAGGCCGCGGCGCCTGCCTGGTGGACCACCGGCACGTCGTCCGCCTCGGCTGGCGCAGGCGGCTGCCGCTGGCCGGCGTGGGACGGGTCGACTCGGAGGCCGCCGCAGGCATCGGCGTGCTCGTCCCAGGATGCATCGCCGCGAGAGGGTGGGACCGGGCGGTCGTCGGTGACGGCAGCCAGCGCGAGCACCTGGGCCAGCTGCGCGGCCTCGTCGGCCGGGATCTGCTGCGCGATCAGCTCGACTCCCAGGGCGGGGATCCTGAGCATGCCGGTCTCGTCGACAGTCAGCTGCCAGCGGGCGGCCTCCGCGTGGTCTTGGTCGTCGATGAGCACCAACGCGGCGGCGCTGCGGGCGCGCTGCTGCTCCATGGCGATCATCAGCCGTTCCAGCCCGGCGCTGTCCTTGGCGACGTCCGGGGCGATGAGCAGCACGTACGGCGCCCACGCGTCGCCGGCCACGTCGCGCAACCGGCCCGACAGCACGTCGACGTCGGCGATATGCATGGCCTCGGTGACCGACTCGAGCCGGCCGTCGAGCGCAGCGATCGCCTTCTCGACGTTGTCCGTGTAGGTCAGCCGGTCGGGGTTGACCTGGGCCAGCTCCTTGCCGAAGCCGACCAGGGTCACCTGCAGCATCTCCGACCAGGTGTTGTGCGCCAACTCGGCAGCGAGGAATCGGGCCAGGTTCAGGCAGCGTTCGGCGTCCCCGGACAGGGACAGGGTCGCGACCCGTTCCAGGTCGAGCAGCCAGTGCTCGCCCTCGGCGGTGTAGCCCACCGATGTGAGCATGGGGAACGGTGCGAAGAAGTACGCCCGCTGGTGCTCGTCATAGGTCAGCGGGTCATCGCGCCGGATTGACCAGCGGGTGCCGGCCGGGTTCACCGTCCACGGCTCCGGGGCCTCCGAGGCCGGCTCGGTGAGTACCAGGGTCAGGACGTCGTCGGTCATGCAGGCCGCCACCACGTCGGGCAGACGAGCGCCGTCGACCTTCGCCAGTGCCTGCACCAGGGCGCGCAGCGCATGGTCCAGCCAGGTGACGTCGGCACTGCCTACGCTGCCGACCTCCTGCAGTGCTCGTTCGACGTGGAACAGCTCCGGTGGAGTGCTGCCGATCGTGCGGCCGGGACGTCGCTGCCGGAACTGCCTGCGACGGTAGCGCAGCAGCGCGGTCAGTGAGGCTCCGGCCAGCAGCAGGCCGCCGCCGGCGGCGAAGGCGATCAGCGGCAGCTCCGAGGTGCTATCCGTCGAGGTCTCGTCGCGCCTCGCGGGCGACGGCTCGGCGCTGTTCGGTGCAGCCGTGGGAGGCGAGTTCGGGGCGTTGGTGGCCGGACCGGGCCCAGCCGGAGGCGGTGCATTGGTGCCTGGCGTGGTGGGGTCAGCTGGAGGGGCGCTGCTCGGGGCTGGCGCTGAGGGCGGTGCCGGCTCGGTCGTGGGCGGTGCCGGCTCGGCTGCAGGAGGCGCCGGTGCGCTGGGCGCAGGCGTCGCGGGACTGGTCGGGTCGGGAATGCTCAGCGTCCAGCCCGGTCGGATCAGCGACGGGTCGGTGAAGGTGGCACCTCCGGGCTGGCTGCGTCCCCGGTTGAACTCCCAGGCTTGTCGCCAGTTGTGACCGCTGCCGGTGATCTCCTCGGTGAGGTCCCACAGGGTGTCGCCGGGTTCCACCGTGACGTCCTCGACAGTCATCGCGGTGTTCGGGGCTGGGCCCGTCGGCGGCAGGCTGACCGCGTCGGGCGGCAGGACCAGCACCGTGCCCGGGAAGATTTCGTTGTCCGGACCGACCGCGGTCGGGTTGAGCTTGGCGATCTCCGGATACCGCAGCGGGTCCCCGAGATGCCGCTCGGCCAGCGCCCACAGGGTGTCCCGGCGCTGCACCTGGTAGGTCGTGGTCGCGGCCGGAGGCGCGTGCTCGTCCGGCATCGAGTACGCGACCGGTGTCTGCCCTGTGACGAGCACGCTGGCGTACTGCACCGAGCCCGGGACTGCAGTGGAGGTGGCCGCAACCGGCAGCGGCGGCGCCGTTGCGGTGGATGCGGGGGCGCCGCCCGCCAGTGGAGCGACGGTGAAGCCGACCGCCACGGCGGTGACCAGGGCGGCTGCTGGCCGCTGGAAGATTCCCAGCCCGGGGAGGGCCGGAACCGGCCGTGCGCGGGCGAACGCCACGATCTCCGCCACTGTCGCGGCGGTGAACAGTGCCCAGCACACCCACACGCCGGCCGCGAGAACAAGTCCAGCGAGCTGTCCGTTGTCGCGGGACGTCAGGACGGCGCCGACCTCGTCCAGCGACGGCAGGCTGTGCGGCACTAGATGCAGCACCGCCATCAGCACCGGTACGCCGACGACGACGGCGAGCAGCGCCACGAGGGCACCCGTGGCCTTGAGCAGGCGGGCGGCGTGGCCGGTCACGACAGGCCCTCACCGCTGGTGACCCCGACCAGCAGCTGGGCGGTGTGCACGCGGGTCTGGCTGACCGGGATGCCGAGCAGAGGTGTCGAGTCGGTGACGGTCACGCTGACCTCGACGATGCCGGGGCCGGTGACGGTGACCGTGCCGGTCGCACCGGCCTGGTCGAGATAGGAGCGGGCCGCGGTCGCCGCCAACTGCGCGTCGGTGCTGCCGCCGGTGGGAACCGGGCCGATGGCGATGCTGGCCGCGCGAGCTGCCTCAGCCGAGTACGTGTCGGCGCGGTTGGCGGCCTTGATCGCGGTCCCGGCGTCGACGAGTGCGGTGACCAGGACGCTGGTGATGAGCACGATGAAGCAGAACAGCACGGCCACCGAACCGCGGTCGTCCCGGAGCCGGGCGCTGGCGTTCGAGTGGCGTGTCACGACAGATCCCGGGCTGGGTCGAGCGGGCTGGTGGCGCTGTCGTGCAACGTCCGGGAACCGAATGGAATGGACAGATCGAATGGACACGGATGGATTGATGCTGGAGAGTCGAGTGCGGAATCATGGAGTGTTGATGCTGGACTCATGCCGAGTGTTCATCGAATGCAAGGTGTGTTGAATGGAATGCAAAGTTTGAATGGAAACAGAAGGGCCCGAGTCGCATCCAGGCATCAAATGGATGGAATGCTGGAACGGGTTTTGTTCAAGCGAGCATGGAAGTCATCGAATGGAATGGAGTCTGGAATGCAGTGGAATGGTCTTCATCATCGAGTTTCCAGTCATCAAAGGGTCAAATGGATGTCATCGAGTCTCATGCAAGGTTCAAAAAGCCAGTGCCAGCAAACGGCAGAAGTGTTCTTTTTTTTCACAAATGAGCCACACTTGATTTTGCAGCTGTAGCAAGAAGCCATGGCACTGCTGGCTGTTTACAGCAGTAGAATGCACCTGAGACCTGTGGTTTGCAGCCTGACTGGCTGTCACAGAGCGATGTTTGCGCGAGTTTGTCGAACCAGAGTTCCAAGTCCAGGGCGCCCCAGCGGCAGCAGCCCAGCCCTCAGCCCTCAGAAGCCCAGCCTCCTCTGCAGGGATGCAGCAGCATGGAAGTCCTGATGCACGGCCATGCATGAACACGTCCTACAGCATGACGATGATGTTGTTTATCAAAAAACAGACGATGACAAAACAGCGATCCAGCAACCCACTTGAGCAGCTCCCGCCCCGCCTGCGCCACCAGTTGGGGGGAGCCCGGCGCGATGGACCGCGCGGCGAGGATGCCGCACGGTTGGGAGTACGCGCCTCGAGCATGGAACCGCCGCCGGTTCTACTGGAACAGCGACGTCTTGCTGGCCACGAAGGCGATGGCCGCGGCACTGACCGCGCCGCCCAGCGCGATGGCCAGGATGACCATGAACGCCTTCTCCGAGGAGTCCGAGCCTCGGTCGTCAGCGACCTGTTCGGCGCGCAGCCAGGCCAGAACCGACAGGGACACGACAGACAGGGCGATGACGCACTGCGCCACGACGGCCTCCGCACCGCGGCGGATGGTGGGCTGGAACATTGGAAACCTCCCGGTAGGCGGTGCGGTCAGGACGAGATCCCGAACATGCGGAGCATGAAGGGGACGAGCACGAACAGGGTCAGTCCGGTGACCAGCAGCGCCAGCGGGCGCGACATCCGCTCGCTGACCTGGTTGGCCTCGGTACGGGCGTCGGACAGCTCGGCGTGCCGAAGCGTGCGGGCGCTGGCCAGCAGGGTGTTGTAGACCGAGGCGCCGTCGGCAGCCACTGCCGCGATGTCGGCAAGGTTCCGCAGCTCGGCGACCTGTAGCTCCTCGCCGAGGTCTCGCAGCTCCCCCCACGGTTTGCGGCCGGACAGCGCTGCGCGGCGGATGGCCCGGCGCATGCGGACGAATGGCATGCTGCCCGAGATTTCGGCGGCCTCCTCCAGTGCCTGCTCCACCGAGCCCCGCGCCCGACGTTCACCGGCCACCAGGGTGAGGAAGGACTCCAGGTTGCTCCGGAACTCCACCCGTGCCTTGTCCGCCGCCTCACGGGCCTCGGCCGAGGGCAGGAACCACCCGACGACGGCGATCCCCAGCCCGACCGCGGCGGGCAGCACGAAGGGCACCGGAACGTCGAGCAGCAGGAACACCAGGCCGAACAGCGACGGAGCGAGCAAGCCGGCGAGCGCCAGGGTCAGCTTGCGGGCCGCGAGCTGAGCGGGGGTCCAGCCGATGATTGCCAGGTCGGCGTCCGAGACGCCCAGATGCCCGTCCAACGCCCGCGCCACCGGCACCGGCAGCCAGTCCCACCGGTCTCGGGTGGACGTCGTCACCGCCGGCGCCGTTCGGACGGTCGGCTCGGCCGCCAACTGCTCCAGTGCGGCCGCCAGTGACGGCGGCGCCGGACGCAGTGCACGGACCGCGAGGACGAGGCCGCCCGCGATGAGCATCCCGGCGAGAGTGGCCGTCTGCAGCCCGGTCACCGGTGCACCGGAGCCGGGTCGGGATCGAAGAGCACCCGCGGTGGCTTGACCGGATCGGACAACCGGCGCATCCACCGCAGCGACGTCGCGAAGATCGCCACCACTGCCAGCAGGGCGATCTGCCCGAACGGCGTCGAGTAGCCCGACATAAAGGTCCGGGCGAACAGCGTCATCCCGACCACCAGCACCAGGGTCACCACGACGATGGTGCGCATGTTCGACCGCGGCTTGGCGCGTTCGGCCTCCACCTCACGGACCATGCGGGAGCGGTCGTCGAGGTCGGCGGCCAGTGCGGTGAGCACTTCGGCGAGCCCCGGCCCGCCGTTGCGCTCCCGCAGGATGAGCACCATGGCGATCTTCTCGGCGGCCGGGTCGTCGATCTCGCGGGCGAACTGGCGCAGCGCCGTCTCGGTGCCCTGTGGCCCCATCCTGGTCACCAGGTTGGTGACCGCCGGGGCGATCGGCTCCGGCACCGAGCTCAGGGAGCGACGCAGCGCATCGCGCGTCGACCCGGCAGCCCCTGAGCTGATGAGGTCGGCCAGCCGCCGCGTCCAGTCCGCCAGCGCCTCGGACGTGGCGATCAGTCGCTTGGCCGCCTTGCCGCCGCCGAGCACCTTCGGGATGAACACGACGCCGCCGGCAGCGCCCAGCGCCGCGGCCGGCCAGCCGGTGACCAGCAAGACGAGCACGCCGGCGGCCAACGCACCGAGGATCAGTGGAGTGGCTCCTCGCCGCGAGGACGAGCGCACCGACGGCGAGCGCTTCGGCAGGAAGGAGACGCCGCGCACCGCCCCGACGACGCCGACCAGGCCGGCCGAGAGCAGCAGCCCGGCCAGGGTCAGTAGCAGCCCACCGGCGGTCACGACGCACGCTCGCGGCGGCGGGGACCGGTGTGCCAGTCGGAGGCGCCCGGGTGCAGCCAGTTCAGGTCGAAGCCGACCGCGGTGAGCCGTTCGGCCAGTGACTCGCTGAGCATCCCCGGCCCGGTGGCCTGGGCGCGCCCGTCCTGGGCGCGCGGCGCGAAGATCGGCTTGAGGTCCGGCCGACCGGAGTCGCCGATCGGGCCGAGTTCATAGATGCCCGAGACGTACCGGGCGTAGTCCCGGTCGCGATTCACGTGCACGACCAGATCCAGGGCGGCCAGCGAGCGCAGGACCAGCTCCGGGGACGGGGCCGGATGCGCCCTCAGCGCGTTGATGAGCACCTTGTCGAACACGCCGGCGGCTGACGGCGAATGGATCGTGCACATGACCGACGAGATGCCGCTGGTCGCGGCCTCCAGCAGATAGGTGACGTAGGCGCCGCGGACCTCCCCCACCAGCACCCAGGTCGGGGACGCGCGCAGCGCCAGGTGCAGCGCATCCCCCATGTCGAACCCGCCTCGGCCTTCGGCGTTGGGCAGCCGGGACTCGAACGGTCGGCACACCGCGTGCCGCCGGACCAGCTGCCGGCGGTCGGGATCCCACCGAGGAAGGTGCAGACCCAGCTCCCGCTCGTCCTCCACGGTGATGACCACGTTGTTCCACGGAATCGCGTTGCCCAGCGCGCGCAGCAGCGTTGTCTTGCCAACTCCCGGCGCGCCGCTGACCAGCGGAGATGCGCCGGTGAGGATCGCGGCATGCAGGAAGGCGCGCACCGGCGAGTCGACCATGTTCATCGCGTGCAGGTCGTCCAGGCTCGGATCACTGAACCGGTGCACTCGGATCACCCCGGCCGGGCGCGGCAGCACGTCCATAGCCGCCTGCAGCCGGGCGCCCAGCTCGGTCACGCCCTTCAGCCGCACGTTCAGGATGGGACTGGCCGAGGAGAACTCGCGGCTGGTCTGACCGTCGTCCGACCTTGAACCGATCGACCGCAGCAGCTGCTCGAGCTCCTCGTCGCTGGAGGCGATCGCCGGCCCGGGCACCAGTTGGCCGCTGGCCATCCGCAGCATCGTCGGCTCGCAGCCCTCGAAGTGGATGTCCTCCACGTCATCCCGGGCCATCAGCGGAGCCAGTCGCCCCAGCCCGTCCAGCTCGGCTAGCACGGCCGCGAAGATTCTGTCCTCGGTGGTCACCGCCGGCGCCGAACGGCCGCGGTTGGCCTCGTGCAGCAGCCACTGGTCGTACTCGTCGCGGATCAACTTCCGGGTCAGCTCGCGCCGCGGGCCCGGGGCGTAGTTCCTGTCCTCCGCGGTCAACCGGGTCGATACCCGGTCGCGCAGCTCCACCACGACGCGGTACTCGGTGCTGGTGAGCTCCCTGGTATCGGCTGGCGTCGCGTCGACAGGCGCGTCCACCGCAGCCAGCGGCTCTGGCGGCGGCAGCGGCGGACGCTCGCGGGCGGGCCGCGACAAATCGGCGGCGGCAGGCACTTCCAGCCGCGGAGAGGCGGTGTCCTCGTTCCTCATCCGGCCACCGCCTCGGCGACACGGGACGCCTCCGTCGAATTGGTCAGCGTCTTGGCCAGGGACGACGCCGCGCGCAGCAGCGCCGACCGTTGCAGCGTCTTCGGACTGACGCTCGCGCCGTCGGAGAGCGCCTGCGCTGCGGTCCGGTCGTAGGGCAACGTGCCGGCCAGCGGTAGCTCCAGCGCCTTGGCCACTTCGCCGGCGGAGTACGGCCCGTCCCCGACCACGAGTGCGGTCACCTTCGCCAGGTCACCGAGCTCGTGGCGCAGTCGCAGTCTCGCGTCCTGCGCCGCGTGCACCGACCGCACGCTTGGCCGCACCGCCAGCAGTACCCGGTCGGCGGCCCGCAGAACCGGCCAACAGCCCCGATCGGCCACCAGTCGTCCGGCGTCGACCAACGCGTCCCGCCCGACCGACGCATTCGACGTGCGCAGAGCCGACGCCAGCCGCTCCCATGCCTCGGCGGTGAAGGAGGTGCCCTGCGCGGCGGTCGTGAAGCCCGGCATCAGCCACACCTGCGGCTGCTCGGGCAGCTGTACCGCGTGCTCGGCGACCATGGTGGCGGCCTCCATCGCCGGGATTCCCCGCCGGGCTGCCGTCGACCACGACAGCAGTCCCCGGTCGGCGCTGATCCGGCCAGCCAGCAGCCCCGGCGCCATGTCCCCGCCGGTCGGGTCGCAGTCGGCGACCAGCAATGGCCCGCGCCACGCCAGGGCCAACGCCCAGGTCGAGGTGGTCACTCCGGGCGCCGCCTTGCCCGAGGCCACGACGGTGAGCATCAGCTCACCGCCCCGCCGGCAGCAGGATCAGCGCCAGGTTGCCGGTCGAGGCCAGCTCGGCCACACGCACGCCGTCGTCCGCGCTGACCCGCACGTCGATCACCGTCAGCTGTGTGGCCTGGTTGAGCGGCCCGACCTCGACGACCGTCGCGTCGATCGGCTGATCGGGCGCGCCGTTGGTCTCGCCGGTCGGAATACCGCTGCCACTGGTCGAGCCGGTGCTGCCGGGCGTCGCCACGATCAGCACCTGCTGGCCTGGGTTCAGCCCTCTGGACGGGAACTGCCCCTCCCGCATGGGCAGGGCGACCAGCATCTCCCCCGCCGCGAACCCGCTGTCGGGGCCGACCTGGGCGCCGGTCAGCAGCTCTCCCCGGCTCAGTGGCACCTGGGCCACCATCCCGACGATCTGGGACCGCTGCGAGGCAGGGATCGGTGACAGGTTGGGATCGGACGTCACGTTCGCGACCGCCAGGTCCTCCGCGGTGATCGTGGAGCCCATTTGCACGTCCCGGGCGACTGCCAGCACCTCGGTGCGCGCGGTGAGCATCTGGCCGGCT from Blastococcus sp. PRF04-17 encodes the following:
- a CDS encoding SAF domain-containing protein gives rise to the protein MRSAAARRRASRKSLVLSVLVVLLGGLLAFAAGQMLTARTEVLAVARDVQMGSTITAEDLAVANVTSDPNLSPIPASQRSQIVGMVAQVPLSRGELLTGAQVGPDSGFAAGEMLVALPMREGQFPSRGLNPGQQVLIVATPGSTGSTSGSGIPTGETNGAPDQPIDATVVEVGPLNQATQLTVIDVRVSADDGVRVAELASTGNLALILLPAGR
- a CDS encoding LysM peptidoglycan-binding domain-containing protein codes for the protein MTGHAARLLKATGALVALLAVVVGVPVLMAVLHLVPHSLPSLDEVGAVLTSRDNGQLAGLVLAAGVWVCWALFTAATVAEIVAFARARPVPALPGLGIFQRPAAALVTAVAVGFTVAPLAGGAPASTATAPPLPVAATSTAVPGSVQYASVLVTGQTPVAYSMPDEHAPPAATTTYQVQRRDTLWALAERHLGDPLRYPEIAKLNPTAVGPDNEIFPGTVLVLPPDAVSLPPTGPAPNTAMTVEDVTVEPGDTLWDLTEEITGSGHNWRQAWEFNRGRSQPGGATFTDPSLIRPGWTLSIPDPTSPATPAPSAPAPPAAEPAPPTTEPAPPSAPAPSSAPPADPTTPGTNAPPPAGPGPATNAPNSPPTAAPNSAEPSPARRDETSTDSTSELPLIAFAAGGGLLLAGASLTALLRYRRRQFRQRRPGRTIGSTPPELFHVERALQEVGSVGSADVTWLDHALRALVQALAKVDGARLPDVVAACMTDDVLTLVLTEPASEAPEPWTVNPAGTRWSIRRDDPLTYDEHQRAYFFAPFPMLTSVGYTAEGEHWLLDLERVATLSLSGDAERCLNLARFLAAELAHNTWSEMLQVTLVGFGKELAQVNPDRLTYTDNVEKAIAALDGRLESVTEAMHIADVDVLSGRLRDVAGDAWAPYVLLIAPDVAKDSAGLERLMIAMEQQRARSAAALVLIDDQDHAEAARWQLTVDETGMLRIPALGVELIAQQIPADEAAQLAQVLALAAVTDDRPVPPSRGDASWDEHADACGGLRVDPSHAGQRQPPAPAEADDVPVVHQAGAAAWMTNSVLPLSAQTYLDHAATTEQDLQALAPATDEHIRDQVEAADPALDADLADWADPSCPRPKLTLLGPVKVRAQGTLPERNPRRQFYTEIVAYLATRPGGVTSERYATAIWPNEPDVVGKTKVRQSISIVRAWLGTNPATGADYLPSGVTAGGVGRYRIDDVLIDAELFRRLRVRGLARGVDGIADLQAALDLVNGRPFELPPSRQGAPGGYSWLVEENSRLDHEYAAMIVDVAHTVATHHLAAGDPELAAAAAHVALKAGSYEDVPLLDLVAACDAQDNRAEADAYVARILANHDAEVEEDLPPRTAEILFRRQWINRAG
- a CDS encoding CpaF family protein encodes the protein MRNEDTASPRLEVPAAADLSRPARERPPLPPPEPLAAVDAPVDATPADTRELTSTEYRVVVELRDRVSTRLTAEDRNYAPGPRRELTRKLIRDEYDQWLLHEANRGRSAPAVTTEDRIFAAVLAELDGLGRLAPLMARDDVEDIHFEGCEPTMLRMASGQLVPGPAIASSDEELEQLLRSIGSRSDDGQTSREFSSASPILNVRLKGVTELGARLQAAMDVLPRPAGVIRVHRFSDPSLDDLHAMNMVDSPVRAFLHAAILTGASPLVSGAPGVGKTTLLRALGNAIPWNNVVITVEDERELGLHLPRWDPDRRQLVRRHAVCRPFESRLPNAEGRGGFDMGDALHLALRASPTWVLVGEVRGAYVTYLLEAATSGISSVMCTIHSPSAAGVFDKVLINALRAHPAPSPELVLRSLAALDLVVHVNRDRDYARYVSGIYELGPIGDSGRPDLKPIFAPRAQDGRAQATGPGMLSESLAERLTAVGFDLNWLHPGASDWHTGPRRRERAS
- a CDS encoding type II secretion system F family protein, producing the protein MTAGGLLLTLAGLLLSAGLVGVVGAVRGVSFLPKRSPSVRSSSRRGATPLILGALAAGVLVLLVTGWPAAALGAAGGVVFIPKVLGGGKAAKRLIATSEALADWTRRLADLISSGAAGSTRDALRRSLSSVPEPIAPAVTNLVTRMGPQGTETALRQFAREIDDPAAEKIAMVLILRERNGGPGLAEVLTALAADLDDRSRMVREVEAERAKPRSNMRTIVVVTLVLVVGMTLFARTFMSGYSTPFGQIALLAVVAIFATSLRWMRRLSDPVKPPRVLFDPDPAPVHR
- a CDS encoding type II secretion system F family protein, coding for MTGLQTATLAGMLIAGGLVLAVRALRPAPPSLAAALEQLAAEPTVRTAPAVTTSTRDRWDWLPVPVARALDGHLGVSDADLAIIGWTPAQLAARKLTLALAGLLAPSLFGLVFLLLDVPVPFVLPAAVGLGIAVVGWFLPSAEAREAADKARVEFRSNLESFLTLVAGERRARGSVEQALEEAAEISGSMPFVRMRRAIRRAALSGRKPWGELRDLGEELQVAELRNLADIAAVAADGASVYNTLLASARTLRHAELSDARTEANQVSERMSRPLALLVTGLTLFVLVPFMLRMFGISS